The proteins below are encoded in one region of Colletotrichum lupini chromosome 5, complete sequence:
- a CDS encoding FHA domain-containing protein produces MATGVKPQAEDVLLTVSVQYPNPEFHFPERRVILEQKHPSVVNIGRTSRRFSNLEARADNCYFDSPVMSREHAKITVDWYHKKLFVKDVGSLHGTYHNSLKLSPHTAKELARGDIVKFGIDIQRSNDLFPPCTIQVDWEFDHLAKAKASELSGRPTFSVPDDSDSESSDEDMSTTDDIRATVEKIRKIEMPKSATGLAGSFPSFIPPGVEPIVIDEDIQKDTDKPSERALNATQDQEVTIELDAPYDEEEDEDMPSSHRMNSKLPLVLASESESEDSYDDDESESYPDDEPSSQEMPDAYDDDICLSDSENSEHSDDAEADSVFESESEDENLTRAPSYDEAKDMAAAWEAQDPSLTFTQSQQMLSIPHASYFPQPDAGRHFFPAPMPSLPSIIPYVGLQEQGRQNDLRLPSILNPSDDHVENPFLADMNPEQMHLSAPTDYLLQSEGVAPLRASWDRVPNTPKVVTATESLAFSQDDGPSAEALGQATGKPEFFAAREVNKQILRRNEQDNDTTPVQPRSQVPEPPATSTEPSTSKLGHHITSDAATAPEPVNETPKSAKVAESAWSSSGEKFLNSPQDFSLTYATETPELDMTSAYQFQQSKLGSLAQTEDTSLNIPTGEKATPKRKASEISTLTPHEETIEAAVKSAETGAQITAEQPIVVSVVTEPTPEAPPPPKRLRSFLSKAGYFVGGGVLTAAGVVTALAATAPAL; encoded by the exons ATGGCGACGGGCGTGAAGCCTCAAGCGGAGGACG TTCTGCTCACCGTCTCCGTCCAATATCCAAACCCCGAGTTTCACTTCCCGGAGCGACGGGTTATCCTCGAACAGAAGCACCCAAGCGTTGTGAACATCGGCCGGACAAGCAGGCGATTTTCCAACTTGGAAGCAAGAGCGGATAACTGCTACTTCGATAGCCCGGTGATGTCCCGGGAGCATGCGAAAATCACCGTCGACTGGTATCACAAG AAACTATTCGTCAAAGACGTCGGCTCGCTGCACGGAACCTACCATAACTCTCTAAAGCTGTCTCCGCATACAGCGAAAGAGCTGGCAAGGGGCGACATAGTCAAGTTTGGGATTGACATTCAACGGTCCAACGACCTCTTTCCCCCGTGTACGATCCAGGTGGACTGGGAATTCGACCACCTAGCCAAAGCCAAAGCTTCAGAGCTCAGCGGTCGCCCAACCTTTTCCGTCCCCGATGATTCCGACTCAGAGAGTAGCGACGAAGACATGTCTACTACGGACGATATCCGTGCCACCGTCGAGAAGATTCGCAAGATCGAGATGCCTAAATCGGCCACAGGCTTGGCTGGTTCCTTTCCCAGCTTCATTCCTCCGGGGGTGGAGCCAATTGTCATCGACGAAGATATCCAGAAGGATACAGATAAGCCCTCCGAACGTGCTCTCAACGCCACGCAAGATCAGGAGGTGACGATTGAGCTGGATGCTCCGTACGACGAAGAGGAAGACGAGGATATGCCCTCCAGCCATAGAATGAACTCGAAACTCCCTCTGGTACTCGCATCGGAGTCAGAATCAGAGGACTCTTACGATGACGACGAGTCCGAAAGCTATCCCGATGATGAACCTTCGAGCCAGGAGATGCCCGACGCTTACGACGATGACATCTGCCTCAGCGACTCCGAGAATTCCGAGCACAGTGACGACGCTGAAGCCGACAGCGTCTTTGAGAGCGAGAGCGAAGATGAGAACCTGACAAGAGCTCCAAGCTATGACGAGGCTAAGGACATGGCAGCCGCTTGGGAAGCCCAGGATCCTTCTCTTACCTTCACGCAATCGCAACAAATGCTCAGCATTCCGCACGCAAGCTACTTCCCTCAGCCAGATGCTGGTCGCCATTTCTTCCCCGCGCCTATGCCGTCACTCCCTTCTATCATACCTTATGTAGGTTTGCAAGAACAAGGACGACAGAACGACCTCAGACTGCCGTCGATATTGAACCCTTCGGATGATCACGTTGAGAATCCCTTCTTAGCTGACATGAACCCCGAGCAAATGCACTTGTCTGCACCGACGGATTACCTTCTTCAAAGCGAAGGAGTAGCACCACTTCGTGCTTCATGGGATCGGGTTCCAAATACTCCCAAGGTTGTCACTGCCACGGAGTCTCTAGCGTTCTCCCAGGACGATGGGCCATCAGCTGAAGCCCTTGGCCAAGCTACTGGAAAGCCGGAGTTTTTCGCAGCCAGGGAGGTCAATAAGCAAATCTTGCGCCGCAATGAGCAAGATAACGATACAACCCCAGTCCAACCTCGCAGCCAGGTTCCCGAGCCGCCTGCGACTTCCACTGAGCCATCTACGTCAAAGCTCGGGCACCACATTACCTCCGATGCAGCCACCGCGCCGGAGCCGGTAAATGAAACGCCCAAGTCGGCCAAAGTGGCCGAGTCGGCCTGGTCTAGTTCTGGGGAGAAATTCCTCAATAGTCCTCAAGACTTCTCTCTTACATACGCAACGGAAACTCCCGAGCTTGATATGACCAGTGCATATCAGTTCCAGCAAAGCAAGTTGGGCTCACTGGCACAGACTGAGGATACTTCACTGAATATCCCTACCGGGGAGAAGGCTACTCCAAAGCGTAAGGCTAGTGAAATCTCAACGCTCACGCCTCATGAGGAGACGATCGAGGCGGCTGTGAAAAGTGCTGAAACCGGGGCGCAAATAACGGCCGAACAGCCCATAGTTGTTTCTGTGGTTACAGAGCCGACACCAGAAGCACCCCCTCCCCCTAAGCGTCTGCGAAGCTTTTTGAGCAAGGCTGGGTACTTCGTTGGTGGCGGCGTGTTGACTGCGGCAGGTGTCGTAACAGCACTTGCTGCAACCGCCCCTGCTCTTTGA
- a CDS encoding IFRD domain-containing protein, with protein MHDLRLKVLRESGKTVSKKAKSRPESARASMRNSPNVSPGHSQINSPAHSRAGSRYASEDEGSDSDYDDGMTMSTLSNHSDTALDEATEPNWAQLLQDRIVELQDRKRTNTQRREATLMSYLHLVKHHYGGRQVSNSLQDIVTALMKNTRSGGSSLERLMSLKSLSATLLTTPSDSLFDDIYPQLEKTLEDDDDNDVKAAAIWAMAVTTMYGGGGEESASELLEYLVTIVESDGESVGAADSGDVVTSALEAWAFVASQVDDITENVYSAIEAFVEQLDSTDVEVQASAGFNIAFIFEAARDHEEETGEPMNLQYDPKKLIALMAEASKPSVKQTARRDRRHLRKQFTSIVSSLEHGKGPGYSSASRPAFNPHTGGTKADPGAGRRGDDDDGENRAFGYREKLRLGSTVVLIDSWSLMARVEATKTILGGGLPTHFNDNPTVAELLDNAETEEAAAQLYAARPNKSAKHMRR; from the coding sequence ATGCACGACCTCAGACTCAAGGTTCTTCGCGAGAGCGGCAAGACCGTCTCCAAGAAGGCCAAATCACGCCCCGAGTCCGCTCGCGCCTCCATGAGAAACTCGCCCAACGTCTCTCCTGGCCACTCTCAGATCAACTCCCCAGCACATTCTCGCGCTGGTAGTCGCTACGCCTCAGAAGACGAAGGCAGCGACTCCGATTACGATGATGGCATGACCATGAGCACCCTGTCAAATCACTCGGATACCGCTTTGGACGAGGCAACAGAACCCAACTGGGCGCAATTACTACAAGATCGCATCGTCGAGCTGCAAGATCGCAAGCGGACGAATACCCAGAGACGCGAGGCGACCCTGATGTCCTACCTGCACCTTGTCAAACACCACTACGGCGGCCGTCAAGTCAGCAACTCCTTACAAGACATCGTCACAGCGTTGATGAAGAACACCAGGTCCGGAGGTAGCTCCCTCGAGCGCCTCATGTCCCTGAAGTCTCTCTCAGCCACCCTCCTCACTACGCCATCAGACTCCCTGTTCGACGACATCTACCCGCAACTCGAGAAGACCCttgaagacgacgacgacaacgacgTCAAGGCGGCCGCGATCTGGGCCATGGCAGTCACAACGATGTACGGCGGTGGTGGCGAAGAGTCAGCAAGCGAGCTGCTCGAATACCTGGTCACCATCGTGGAAAGCGACGGTGAATCAGTCGGCGCAGCAGACAGTGGCGACGTCGTCACCTCCGCCCTCGAGGCCTGGGCCTTCGTTGCCAGCCAAGTAGACGACATCACCGAGAACGTCTACTCCGCCATCGAAGCCTTCGTGGAGCAACTCGACAGCACCGACGTGGAGGTCCAAGCGAGCGCGGGCTTCAACATCGCCTTCATCTTCGAGGCGGCGCGCGACCACGAGGAGGAGACGGGCGAGCCGATGAACCTCCAGTACGACCCCAAGAAGCTCATCGCCCTCATGGCCGAGGCCTCCAAGCCCTCCGTCAAGCAGACGGCGCGCAGGGACAGACGACACCTGCGCAAGCAGTTCACCAGCATCGTCTCGTCCTTGGAGCACGGAAAGGGGCCGGGCTACTCGAGCGCAAGCCGTCCGGCCTTTAACCCGCACACGGGCGGCACCAAGGCCGATCCCGGCGCGGGCCGCAggggcgacgacgacgacggcgagAACCGCGCATTCGGGTACCGCGAGAAGCTTCGTCTAGGTTCTACAGTTGTACTCATCGACTCGTGGTCTCTCATGGCGCGTGTCGAGGCAACGAAAACCATCCTGGGTGGCGGACTGCCTACGCACTTCAACGACAACCCTACTGTGGCGGAGCTGCTGGATAACGCTGAGACGGAGGAGGCCGCGGCACAGCTATACGCAGCGCGTCCCAACAAGAGTGCGAAGCACATGAGGAGGTAG